A window of the Pyrodictium abyssi genome harbors these coding sequences:
- a CDS encoding toxin-antitoxin system TumE family protein produces MPGLPRIRRVAALLRGRGYSVSLVRAVSRPGFFSYRLRARRRGVLIYVSEVWLQGRLARYAYTLVVGGRAVLRYDNAPHHPGLSTYPHHVHREGRVEPLERPSLEGFLEEAETLLRRRGL; encoded by the coding sequence GTGCCGGGGCTCCCGAGGATAAGGCGCGTCGCCGCGCTCCTCCGGGGCCGTGGCTATAGTGTTAGCCTCGTGAGAGCTGTGAGCCGGCCCGGCTTCTTCTCGTACCGGCTGAGGGCCCGGCGGAGAGGGGTTCTCATCTACGTGAGCGAGGTCTGGCTGCAGGGGAGGCTGGCTAGGTATGCGTACACCCTTGTGGTCGGCGGGAGGGCTGTCCTCCGCTACGACAACGCGCCCCACCACCCCGGGCTATCTACGTATCCGCACCACGTGCACCGGGAGGGGAGAGTCGAGCCCCTCGAGAGACCCAGCCTCGAGGGGTTCCTGGAGGAGGCTGAGACGCTCCTCCGCCGGAGAGGACTCTAG